In the genome of Kiritimatiellia bacterium, the window GCAACGCCGAGCGTTCCGTAATAATCCTTGAATTGCACCGGCATTTCCCGTATGTTGTTTTATTGTCTTTCGTTTTCCCGAACCGGCCCGTTTTTTTTCCTTATCAGTTCCGCCGCTTTCTGATGCCCTTTCAACTCGGCCCATTGCAAAGCCGTCTGTCCGTAATTATCGGTCAGGGAAGGAGCGGCGCCTTTTGCGAGAAGCATGGCGACGGTATTATCCTGCCCCTGCATGGCGGCCAGGTGCAGGGCGGTGAAACCGAGCTTGTTTTTCGCATTCAGATCCGCCGCTTTGCGCGCGAGCAGGTCCGCCGCGTCATAATGTCCGTATTGAACGGCAAGGTGGAGCGCGGTATCGCCGCGGCTGTCAGGTTCGTTGAGAAGAGCGCCGGAGGCGGAGAGCTGTTCAATCACGGGCAAACTGCCGTACATGGCGGCCGTGTGCAGCGGGGTCATGCCCATATTGTCGCGCGCGTTCGCATCGGCTTTCGCCCGCAAAAGGCGGGCCGCAATTTTTTCAAAGTTTCGGCCGGCGGCATTATGCAGCGGCGTCCGGAGCCGGATGTTTTTTGCGTTCACATCCGCGTTTTTGTCAATAAGAATTTCCGCGACCTTCAAATGGCCCTGAAAGGCCGCCAGATGGAGGGGCGCGGCGCCGGCGGCGTCGCGCGCATTCACCTCGGCGCCGCGGGCCAGCAATAATTCAACCGCCTGCTTCTGTCCAGCCCCCGCCGCCCAGTGCAACGCCGTGTAACCGGCGCTTCCTTTGGCCTTGACCAGACCGGGATTTTTTTCCAGAAGCATTTTGGCAAGCTCAATATCGCCCTCTTCAGCCGCCTTGAAAATCGGGCTTACGATGAGATCGGCGGCCGGCGAACGCAAGACGCAAGCGGACAAGAACAGCAAAAAAAACAAATGCACGCGCATAAATGACCTCCCTTTGGTGATTGTCGGCCTCTTCCTTCTTTCCAATGCAGGATAACACGCCCGGGTTTTGTTATCCAGAGAAATCCGCCCCTTTGTGCCTCTTGTGGCAAGATTGAAATTCCTATGCCTCCAGTTATTTGCATTCGCATAATTGAGGCTTTAAAAAAAATTGTAATCCCTCATTTATGAGGGGGAGAGAGAAACCGTAGGGGCTTCGCTTGCGAAGTCCTCTTCAATAAAGACGGGCGCACGACAAGCGCGGCCCCTACGAAGACTGGCCAATTGAATTGCCATCCACCCACATAACTGAGGCATTACAAAAAATTAAAAATATTTGTTGACATACTGAAAAAAATGTTTTATAAATGTGTTCAAACAAGTATAGAACAGGTTTAGACATGTTTGCCTGATGAAGTTTAAAACATGAAATTTGAAACCATAATATTTGACCGGCTGCCAGAGCATGACACCTGCTGGTCTCTGATCACAGGCACGGACGGCATGCTTTATATTGGCGTTTGCGGCGAAATGACAGGGGGATTAAGCGCGTTTATCGCCTCCTATGACCCGCAAAAACAAAAAGTTGACTATCTTCTGGAAATGGCGGACGCCCTCGGCGTCCCGCCCGAACTCGGCGAAGCCGCCCAGGCGAAAATTCATTACTCGCTGGTTTCCGACGAGGAAGGCGTCTTATACGCCGCCACCCATTGCACCGGCGCCCCGTTGGGCGACGGGATGTGGCGGCCGTGGAACTGCTGGACCCATCCGGTGAAACATTTTCGCGCTTCCGGACTGGCGGTCTATGATCCGCATGCGAAAAAACTTCTGTTCACGGACTGGCTCATGCCCAACGAAGGCACGCGCTGCATGGCCATCAGCAATAAACGCCGCATGCTCTACGGCATTTCATACCCGCGCAACCATTTTTTCACTTATCACATTGACACGCGGCGTTTGAACGACCTGGGCCGGATCGGAAGCATAAACCCGCAATGCATTTTCCTTGACCGCGGGGAAAACGCCTACACCGCCGATGATTACGGCAACATCATCCGTTGCGACGGCGACCGGGAAGAACTGGAGGAAACGGGCGTTCAAATCCCGCACGCCCCCTTCCGCAACGGATTTCACAACGTTCCCTACGACGCGGCGCCTTCTCCGGACGGCGAATCCGTGTACGGCCTGACCTGGACCTTCGGCGAACGCCTGTTTTCCTATCATTTCAAGCAAAATAAGCTGGTTGACTTCGGCAAGGCCTGCGGGGAGGAAAACGGCGAGTGGTTCCACATCATCAACAGCCACGCCGGCGGCCTCGTATTCGGGTCCGACGGCAATCTTTATTTTACGGCCAACATCCCCTCCGCCCGGGGAAAACCCACGCCGCACCTGATCGTCTTCAATCCGGATAACGGCCGGCGCGAAATTATCGGCGAAATCGCCTGCGACGGCAAACCGGCGGACCACATTTCCCGCTCCGCGGCGGACTTTAACGGGAACCTTTATTTCGCCGAAGTCGGCAATCGCCCGACCAAGCTGTTCAAATATGCCGGCGCCGCCGGGAAAAAATTTACCGGAAAAATCATGCGCCATTGGGGATGAAAGCAATGACAAAAGAAATTTTTACTCCTGCGCGACAACCTGAAAAAGACGGGGCGGGAAACCAGTCTTGCCGCCCGGACGGAAGAACGGCTGGGCAATGCTGTTCGGGCCTGCCGCCGAATTTAAAGGACAAAACCTGGCCCATTTCGCCTTACACTGACCCCCGTTTTAAAGGCGAGGGCATTAAAAAATTCCTGCAACTCCGCGCCGGATACGAGAAAAGCGCGTTCGTCAGCGAAGGACACGTTCAGGTCAGGCGGCTGGGCCCCTCATCGTTTACAAAGCCGATTCCGGCCGGCGAATGCGCCATTACCGCGCTGGTCCGCGGCCAAAGCGGCAAAATATACGGCGGCACCTCGGGCAAAAGGGCGCACATGTTCTTCTACGACCCCAGTCCGGACGCCGATGTGGCGGT includes:
- a CDS encoding ankyrin repeat domain-containing protein; this encodes MRVHLFFLLFLSACVLRSPAADLIVSPIFKAAEEGDIELAKMLLEKNPGLVKAKGSAGYTALHWAAGAGQKQAVELLLARGAEVNARDAAGAAPLHLAAFQGHLKVAEILIDKNADVNAKNIRLRTPLHNAAGRNFEKIAARLLRAKADANARDNMGMTPLHTAAMYGSLPVIEQLSASGALLNEPDSRGDTALHLAVQYGHYDAADLLARKAADLNAKNKLGFTALHLAAMQGQDNTVAMLLAKGAAPSLTDNYGQTALQWAELKGHQKAAELIRKKNGPVRENERQ